The following nucleotide sequence is from Quadrisphaera setariae.
CCGAGGGACGCCGCCACAACGCCGCCCTGATCTGCCTGTCCCGCCGTCGCATCGACGTCATGTTCGCGATGCTGCGCGACCGCCAGCCCTACCGCCCGCGGCCCTTCAGCACGAGCGGCGAGGTAACCCTGGCGGCTTGACAACGACATAGGGACACCCCCCAGGCTGCCCGCTCGACGCCCGACCGATCAACGCGTTCGCGGGTCACTCCGTGCACGAGGTCCGTGATCACGGGCGTTCTCGTGCGCAACGTCCATGATCACGGAGGGTCTGTCAGAGGGTGAGCACCCGCACCGACGCGCGCACGGGTCCGGTCACCTCGACGGCGGCGACGGACGCCGCGGCCAGGTCGCTGCTGGCCGCGGCGCGGCCGTCGCTGCTGAACACCTCGACGATGCCCGTGTCGACGTACACGTCGGCCCAGCGCACCCGCGGCGCCTCGGGGAGCCACAGGCCGTCCACGAGGTGCTCGGTGGTGGAGCGTCCGAACGCCGACAGGTCCACCAGCGTGCGGTGGCCGTCGGGCGCCACGAGCACGAGGCTGCTCGCGGCCAGCGCTGCTGCCCCGTCGGAGCCGTCGGGCTCCACCACCTGCAGGCTGACGACCACCGCCTGCGCCGCCGCGGGCAGCGCGACCGTCCCGCTGAGCTCGTCGACCTCGACGACGACGTCGCCCGCGAGGTCGCTGACCTCCGCCACCGGCGTCTGCTGCAGCCGACCGCCGACCACGCGCCAGCGCCGCGGCAGCGACTGCGCGCCGACGCTGGTGCGGCCGGCGCTGGCCGGGTCGTCCTGGGTGCGCAGCCAGCCGAAGGCGATCCGGCGGCCGGTGTCGGCGGTGGTGTACGACTGCGGCGCGTAGAAGCGCGACCCCAGGTCCAGCACGCCGCGGCGCTCGGGGGCGAAGCGGACCGGGCCGCCCTCGGGGGCCTGCTCGAGCCTGCCGGTGAGCCAGACGGCTCCCGAGGAGTGGTGGAGCTCGGCGTCCGGGTCCTTGGAGTACCAGGACAGCACCACCACGACCTCCTCCCCATGCAGCTCACCGGGGCCGTCCCCACCGGGGGCGAAGACGTCGGGGCACTCGAAGACGTGGGCGTCCAGGCCGGCGGCGGCGGCGTCGAGGAAGACGCCCTCGTACTCCCAGGAGCGGAGCTCGGGGTCGGTCGTGGCGTAGGAGAGGAGCTTCCCCGCGCCGTCGTGCCCGGCGGTGCCTGCGGCGACCACCTGGCGCCAGTGGAGCCGTCCGGCGGGGTCGCGGGTGCGCAGCACGGCGTGGTCGCGGAAGTCCGTCAGCGCCGGGTCGAGCTCGGGCCAGTCGGCGATGACCGGCTCCTCGTCGGGCTGCCAGGTGACCAGGGAGGCGTCGTCGGCGACGGCCCGCAGGGCCACCGCGCGCTGCGGCCCGCCGGCCTCGGGGGGCTGCACGCCGGTGTAGAGGACGGCCTGTCGACCGCCCGGCAGGTCCACCGCGCAGCCCGACCAGCAGCCGCCGGCGTCCGGCCCGTCGGCCTGCGGGGTCAGCGCCGTGGGGTGCTCCGTCCAGCGGACGAGGTCGGGGCTGGTGGCGTGGCCCCAGCGCATCGTGCCGAAGGTCGGGGCGTCGGGGTTGTGCTGGAAGAAGACGTGGTGCACGCCGCCGAACTGCGCCAGGCCGTTGGGGTCGTTCATCCACCCGGTGGTGGGCGTCAGGTGCAGGAGGGGGCGGGTCACACCGCCCATCCTTCCCGACCGGGGAGGTGCTGGGTCAGCCGACCTTGGGACGGCTCGTGGGGACGACGGCGATGGGACCCGGCACCAGCCGCGCCCACCCGACGCCGGTCCAGACGTGGCTGGCGCGCCCGGTCCACGGACCGCAGGTGAGGTCGATGACCTCGTCGGCGGGCACGTCGGGGTCGAGGTAGAGGTGGCCGGGCATCGGCTGCTGCACCACCTCGAGGGCGTGGGCGCCGCGGGCTGCGGGGGTCTTGGCGCGACCGGGCGCGGGCGCCAGCCTCGGCGGCTGGGGCGTCTGGGGCGGCGCGGCGTCCGGCACGACCTCGCCGCTGGCACGGCGGAGGCGCGGGACGCGCGGCGTGCGGAGGGGGCGGTCGGAGCGGGTCACCGGTCGACCATAGATCGCACGGTGTGATCAGTTGGGGCAGAACGGCACAACACGCGGTGCTGCGAGGAGCCTGAGAGGCCACCGGGACACCCGTGGGAGTGGTCGAGGGCCACGCTGCGTCACCCTCCCGAGAGTCGCCGCTCGAGCAGCTCGGCCAGCGCGATCGAGTCTCCGTCGCGCCCTCCGCGGCCCCACACCAGAGGCGGGTCGCTGGGAGCCACGCGGACGCCGCGCAACCGCGCCACCAGGCGTTCGGCACCCGTGAGCGGCACCGCGAGGAGGTAGAACGCCCCGTCCTCCCCCACCCCGGCGCGCCCGTCGCGGCGCAGCACCCACCCCTGCACGCCGGTGCGGTAGCGCCCGCCGCCCGCGTCGACCACCCGCAGCTCCTCGCTGGGCAGCCCCGCGGCGCGGGCGCGCTCGACGAAGTCGCGGACCTGCTCCCGCGCGACCGCGGTCTCAGCGGCTTCGGCGCGCGCGAGCCGGTCGGCCTGGGCGGCCGCGGCCTCCCGACGACGGGCGATCCAGGCCTCGTCACGCCCGTCGTGCTGCTCCGCGCCGTCCACGCGGCCATCCTCGCTCGCACGCCAGGTGCAGACGCACCCGGAGGAGGACGACGACGAGCGCCGCCTCCGCCGTGCGAGGAGCATGATCGCCCTCGTGCGCAGCAGCCGGGCCCTGACCGTCGCCGTCGTCGTCGCCCTCGTGGTGCTGGTGGGCGCCGTCGTGGTGTTCACGAGCACCGGCATGTCGGAGAGCAGCTTCGGGTGGTTCGCCTCCAGCCCGCTGCAGCCAGTGGACTTCGCCTACGTGGCGGGAGCTCCCACTCTGCTGACGCCGCCGCAGGTAGCGGCTGCGGTGGTGGCGGCCCTGGCGCTGGCCGCCACCACCGGTCTGCTCGGCTACGCCCTGGGGCGCCGCATCAGTGGGCCGCCCCGCTGAGGCGGGCCGGGATCATCCGCCACGCCAGCACCGCCGCCACCGCGGTGATCACGGCCGCGGTCAGCGAGGTCACCTGCATGGCGTGGACGAACGCCTCACGCGCCGCCTCGAACGCCGGGCCCTCGGCCCCGGCCGCCGCGCGCGCCCCGGCCAGGGAGTCCCCCGCGGCGGCCGCGACGGCCGGGTCGGTGCCGACGGGCAGGTCCAGGCCCGCGCGGTAGACCACGCCGAGCAGCGAGCCGAGCAGGGCGATGCCCAGGGCCGCGGCCAGCTCGTACGCGGTCTCGGAGATCGAGGAGGCCGCGCCGGCGCGCTCGGAGGGCACGGCGCTGACCACGGCGTCGACCGCCACGGTCTGGCTGAGCCCCACGCCCAGGCCGATCGGCACGAGCGTGAGCGCGAGCCACAGGTAGCTCGAGGCGCCCTCGGCCACGGCGAGCAGCACCAGCCCGACCGACGCCGCGAGCAGCCCCGCGGCGGCGGTGCGCCCGGCCCCGAGCCTGGGCAGCAGCAGCCCGATGACGGCGATGGCCCCGATGGCGGAGAGCATGAGCGGCGCCTCCTGCAGACCCGCCTGCAGCGGGCTGGAGCCGCGCGCCAGCTGCAGGTACTGCGAGAAGAAGAACAGCAGGCCCATGAGCGGGAACACGGAGGCGAAGTTCACCGCCACCGCGCCGGAGAACGCCTTGCTGCGGAACAGCTCCACGTCGATGAGCGGGTGCTCCAGGCGGCGCTGGCGGCGGACGAACCCCACCAGGCCGAGCACGCCCACCGCTCCGGACAGGACGACGACGGCGTCGGGGCCCTCGTGGGCCAGGTGCTTCACGGCGTACACCGCGGCGACCAGGCCGACCAGCGACAGCACCACCGAGCGCAGGTCGATCGGCCCCGGGCTCGGGTTCTTCGACTCCGGCAGCAGCCAGGCGCCGGCCAGCAGCAGGACCGCGACCACGGGCAGGTTGATGAGGAACACCGAGCCCCACCAGAAGTGCTCCAGCAGCGCGCCGCCCACGAGGGGGCCGAGCGCGGCGCCGCCGGAGGCGCCGGCGGACCAGATCGCGATCGCGAGGGTGCGCTGGCGCGGCACGCTGAAGATGCCGCGGATCAGCGACAGCGTGGAGGGCATGAGCGTGGCGCCGGCCACGCCCAGCAGCAGCCGGGCGGCGATGAGCACCTCGGCCGACGGCGACAGGGCCGCGCCGAGGGAGGCCAGGCCGAACGCGGCGGTGCCGAGGAGCAGCAGGCGCTTGCGACCGATCCGGTCGGCCACGTTGCCCATGGTCACCAGCAGGCCGGCGAGGGCGAGCGAGTAGATGTCGCCGATCCAGAGCACCTGGTTGGAGGTGGCGCCGAGGTCGGCGGTGAGCGCGGGCACCGCGAGCGCCAGCACGGTGGCGTCCACGGCGAGCAGGACGACGGCGAGCACGAGCACGCCGAGCCCGCCCCACTCGCGCCAGCCGGCGGCTCGCTGCTGGGTGGGCTCGTGTGACGTCTGCTGCGCGTCGAGGGCCGGCGTGGCCATCGTCATCCTCCGAGTAGTTACTGCACTGACCGGTCAGTACAGTAACCGTGGAGGGTGGCACGATGTCAACCCGACGCGACGAGAGGACGACGCACGCACATGGGGCGCACCACCGGCAGGACCGCCGCCGAGACGCGGCACCAGGTGCTGCGCGCCGCCGCCGAGGTGGTCGCCGAGCGCGGTGGCAGCGCCGGCCTGGAGGAGATCGCCACGCGCGCCCAGGTCACCAAGGGCGGACTGCTGTACCACTTCCGCAGCAAGGAGTCGCTGATGCACGCCGTCGCGCAGCAGCTCCTCGACGAGTTCGAGCACGAGGTCGAGACCGCCCTGGCCCAGGAGGACGACGACGCGCCCGGGCGCCTGACGCGTGCCTACGCCCGGGCCACCCTCGCGTCGGCCGCCGACGCCGAGCGCACCCGCCGCGCCACCACGCTGCTCGTGCACCTGCAGACCGACCCGGCGGTGGCCGCGATGATGCAGGCCGACGCCGAGCGCTGGCGGGACCGCCTCCTCGCCGACGGGCTCGACCCGCTCGTGGCGACGCTGGCGATCGCCGCCGCCGACGGCATCTGCATGGCGCCCCTGTACGGCGACGCCCCGCTCGTCGACGACCGCGAGCGCGTGCTCGCCGCCGTCCTCGACCTCACCCGCCGCTGACCCCCTCCCCTCTCCCCGGCCCCCTCCGAGACGATCACGGACCTCCGCGCCACGTCCCGGCGCCCGCCCCCTCGTCCGTGCCAGGTTCCGCCGAAGGGGCGTCTTCTGCATCGATGGGGCGTCAGCGGTCGCCGCTGCGCTCGCGGTACTCCGGCGACGCGGCGATCCGCACCTGCACGCCGCGGTCGTCCTTGGTCTCGAGGCCGTACCAGTAGGAGTAGCCGCCGCCGTCCACGGGACGTCCCAGCAGCTCCAGGTAGTGGCCGTTGATGCGCTGGTAGACGGCCTCGTCGGTGTAGTAGAGGTCGCGCAGCGCGCCGAGCCGGCCGGACTTCTGGATGCGCCTGCCCCAGGAGGCCGTCTCGTCAGCGGACGCCCTCCGGTTCAGGAGGGTGTTGATCCACGCGCCGGCGGTGTACGACGGCTTCGACGACCTGTAGACCTTCGCCCACAGGGCCGCGTACTCGGGGCTCGCCAGGATGTTCTGGTTCACCCACTCCAGCGGGAAGCGGCCCTCGGCCACCCCGTCGATCCAGTGGGCCGCGCCCGGGTCGGGCTGGCGCTGCAGGTGCTTCCCGTAGAGCTGCCCCACCTGGTGCTCCGCGTGCTCGCGGGTCTTGGTGAGGTCGTCCGCGGCGGCGATCGCGCCGTAGTAGGCGATGAACGAGGTGTACCTGTCGACGTCCGCGTCGGTCGCTCCGCGCTGGAGGAAGTCGCGGTGCCACGCGTCCACCAGCGTCCGGTCGCTCGGGGCGGCGCTCGCCGGGGCCGCCGTCGCCAGCCCCATCGCCGCGCCCGCCATCGCGCCCGCGGCCGCGAGCGCTCCTCGTCGCGAAAGGTGCTTGCTGGTCGTCATCGTCGTCGTCATGCACGCAGAGTCACAGCGGGTGCTTGCCAGACGCTTGCAGCCCGTCACCCTCCGTTGCAAGCGCAGCGACCAGCCGGTGATCGCTAGCGTGCGGGGATGGCGCTGACTCCCTCACCAGCGGCCCCCGCTCCGACGCTGACCGGCGTCGTCGTCCTGGTCCCGGAGGCGGAGGGCGTGGTGCGCCAGCACCGGGAGCGCCTCGACAGCTCCGCGGCCTGGGGCGTCCCCGCGCACGTGACGGTGCTCTTCCCCTTCGTCCCTCCGGCCGACCTGGACGACGACGTCATCGCCGCGCTCGTCCTGGCCATCGCCTCTGTGCCCGCCTTCGACGCGGTGTTCGCCGGCACGGCGTGGTTCGGCGACGCGGTGCTGTGGCTCGCCCCCGACCCCGCGGAGCCGTTCGTCGCGCTCACCCGGGCGGTCGTCGCCGCCTTCCCCGACCATCGCCCCTACGGCGGTGAGTTCGACGGCTCGGCCCCGCACCTCACCGTCGGCGAGGCGCGCACGGGCGGGCCCGGCGCCCTGCGCGTGGCAGAGGGCGATGTCCAGCCACTCCTCCCGGTGCGCACGAGGGTGCGCTCGGCACACCTCATCGCCGGAACGACGGCGCCGGCGTCGTGGCGCGCGCTCCGGGAGCTGCCCCTCGGCTCTTGATGCCACGGATCGTCGGAACGGTGTCACGACGTGTCGGGGTTGCGACCCCTCACGGCCGCTCCGTCGCAAGTCAGTGCAGGGAGGAGGCGTCGGACTCCTGCGACAGCGCCAGGCGGGCCGCCAGCCCGATGACCGCGCTGTACGTCGGGTAGGCGAACCGGACCTGCGCGAGCGTGGCGAGCTCCACGCCGGCGGCCATCGCCGTCGTCACCGCTTGGATGACCTCGACGGCGTTCTCCCCCACCGCGTGCGCGCCGAGGATGCTCGTGCGGCCGGAGTCGACCACCAGCTTGAGGAAGCCGCCGCTGCGGTCGTCGATGACGGCGCGGTCGAGCGCGTCGTAGCCGACGGTGGCGACGCGGCAGCCGGGTGCGCGCCTCCGGGCCTGCTCCTCGGTGAGCCCGACGCCGGCGTAGTCGGGGTCGGTGAACCCGCCCGAGGGCAGCAGCTCGTGGGGCCGGCGGGCCTGCGCGCCGAGCACGGCGTTGGCAGCGGCGGTCTCCCCCTCGAACTGCGCGGCCTGCACGAGCATGTCGCGCCCGATGGCGTCACCGACCGTGAGGATGTGCGGCACGTTGGTGCGGTAGTGCTCGTCGGCCGGGATGCGGTTGCGCTCGTGCTCCACGCCCGCGGCCTCCAGGCCGAGGTCCTCCACCGCCGCCGGCCAGCCGGTGGCCATGACAACGGCGTCGAACTCGTCGCTGGTGGCGGCGCCGGCGTCGTCGAGCCAGTGCAGCACCACGGCGCCGGACGCCGAGCGCTCGAGCCGCTCCACGCCCGCGATGCCCGTCAGCACGCGCACGCCCTGCGCGGTGAACGCGGCGGCGATGTGCGCCGAGACGTCGTGGTCGGCGAAGGCCAGGATGCGCGGCGCGAGGTCGAGCAGCGTCACCTGCGCGCCGAACGCCGAGAACACCGTGACCAGCTGCGCGCCGGTGTTCCCCGCCCCGATGACGGCGACGCGCCGCGGCAGCGCCGGCTGGTGCAGCACCTCCTCGGGGACGAGCGCCAGCTCCGCCCCGGGCACCGGCAGCCGCCGCGAGTGCCCGCCCACCGCGAGGATCGTGGTGCTCGCGCGCAGCCGCCGGCCGCTGTCGAGGACGACGACGTGCGGGTCCGCGAAGCGGGCGCGCCCCTCGGTGAAGAGGTCGACACCGGCCTCGTCGAACCGCTCGCCCTCGCGCTTCACCGCGCGCACCGCGTCCACGCGGGCGTGCACGCGGGACACCACGCGCTCCCAGTCGACGCTGACGCCCTCCACCTCGATGCCGTGCGCGCCGGCGCCGCGGGCGTCGCGCACCAGCCGGGCGGCCTTGGCGAGCACCCGGGTGGGCACGCAGCCGGTGTTGACGCAGGTGCCCCCGACGCGGGCGGCCTCGACCACCGCGACGCTCGCCCCCAGCCGGCGGGCGTGGAGCGCCGCGGCGGTGCCGGCGGGGCCCGCCCCGACGACGACGACGTCGTAGTCCTGCGCGTCTTCCTGCACCGGAGAGCTCACACCGTCACGCTTCCACGGGCCCTGTGACCTCGCACCGCGGAGTGGTTCGATGCCCGCGTGAGCAGCACCACTCCTGACGGGCCCGGCCGCGGTGAGCACCGCGTGGTCAGCGCCAGCCGCGACGTCGCCGCGGACACCGCGACCCTCTTCGACCTCATCGCCGACCCGGCGCAGCAG
It contains:
- a CDS encoding glycoside hydrolase family 32 protein, with the translated sequence MTRPLLHLTPTTGWMNDPNGLAQFGGVHHVFFQHNPDAPTFGTMRWGHATSPDLVRWTEHPTALTPQADGPDAGGCWSGCAVDLPGGRQAVLYTGVQPPEAGGPQRAVALRAVADDASLVTWQPDEEPVIADWPELDPALTDFRDHAVLRTRDPAGRLHWRQVVAAGTAGHDGAGKLLSYATTDPELRSWEYEGVFLDAAAAGLDAHVFECPDVFAPGGDGPGELHGEEVVVVLSWYSKDPDAELHHSSGAVWLTGRLEQAPEGGPVRFAPERRGVLDLGSRFYAPQSYTTADTGRRIAFGWLRTQDDPASAGRTSVGAQSLPRRWRVVGGRLQQTPVAEVSDLAGDVVVEVDELSGTVALPAAAQAVVVSLQVVEPDGSDGAAALAASSLVLVAPDGHRTLVDLSAFGRSTTEHLVDGLWLPEAPRVRWADVYVDTGIVEVFSSDGRAAASSDLAAASVAAVEVTGPVRASVRVLTL
- a CDS encoding MFS transporter, with the translated sequence MATPALDAQQTSHEPTQQRAAGWREWGGLGVLVLAVVLLAVDATVLALAVPALTADLGATSNQVLWIGDIYSLALAGLLVTMGNVADRIGRKRLLLLGTAAFGLASLGAALSPSAEVLIAARLLLGVAGATLMPSTLSLIRGIFSVPRQRTLAIAIWSAGASGGAALGPLVGGALLEHFWWGSVFLINLPVVAVLLLAGAWLLPESKNPSPGPIDLRSVVLSLVGLVAAVYAVKHLAHEGPDAVVVLSGAVGVLGLVGFVRRQRRLEHPLIDVELFRSKAFSGAVAVNFASVFPLMGLLFFFSQYLQLARGSSPLQAGLQEAPLMLSAIGAIAVIGLLLPRLGAGRTAAAGLLAASVGLVLLAVAEGASSYLWLALTLVPIGLGVGLSQTVAVDAVVSAVPSERAGAASSISETAYELAAALGIALLGSLLGVVYRAGLDLPVGTDPAVAAAAGDSLAGARAAAGAEGPAFEAAREAFVHAMQVTSLTAAVITAVAAVLAWRMIPARLSGAAH
- a CDS encoding TetR/AcrR family transcriptional regulator, which translates into the protein MGRTTGRTAAETRHQVLRAAAEVVAERGGSAGLEEIATRAQVTKGGLLYHFRSKESLMHAVAQQLLDEFEHEVETALAQEDDDAPGRLTRAYARATLASAADAERTRRATTLLVHLQTDPAVAAMMQADAERWRDRLLADGLDPLVATLAIAAADGICMAPLYGDAPLVDDRERVLAAVLDLTRR
- a CDS encoding 2'-5' RNA ligase family protein, producing MALTPSPAAPAPTLTGVVVLVPEAEGVVRQHRERLDSSAAWGVPAHVTVLFPFVPPADLDDDVIAALVLAIASVPAFDAVFAGTAWFGDAVLWLAPDPAEPFVALTRAVVAAFPDHRPYGGEFDGSAPHLTVGEARTGGPGALRVAEGDVQPLLPVRTRVRSAHLIAGTTAPASWRALRELPLGS
- a CDS encoding dihydrolipoyl dehydrogenase family protein is translated as MSSPVQEDAQDYDVVVVGAGPAGTAAALHARRLGASVAVVEAARVGGTCVNTGCVPTRVLAKAARLVRDARGAGAHGIEVEGVSVDWERVVSRVHARVDAVRAVKREGERFDEAGVDLFTEGRARFADPHVVVLDSGRRLRASTTILAVGGHSRRLPVPGAELALVPEEVLHQPALPRRVAVIGAGNTGAQLVTVFSAFGAQVTLLDLAPRILAFADHDVSAHIAAAFTAQGVRVLTGIAGVERLERSASGAVVLHWLDDAGAATSDEFDAVVMATGWPAAVEDLGLEAAGVEHERNRIPADEHYRTNVPHILTVGDAIGRDMLVQAAQFEGETAAANAVLGAQARRPHELLPSGGFTDPDYAGVGLTEEQARRRAPGCRVATVGYDALDRAVIDDRSGGFLKLVVDSGRTSILGAHAVGENAVEVIQAVTTAMAAGVELATLAQVRFAYPTYSAVIGLAARLALSQESDASSLH